From a single Chloracidobacterium thermophilum B genomic region:
- the nrfD gene encoding NrfD/PsrC family molybdoenzyme membrane anchor subunit, with product MSESNTFEHSQSPTSRLPVIGPGHTYASINEKISAIVLLRGTTFGWLVGFGIAFMIFMMMLGSISYLLYKGVGVWGINNRVGWGFDIINFVWWIGIGHAGTLISAILLLLHQKWRTSINRFAEAMTLFAVACAALFPVLHLGRPWYAYFLFPYPNTMGMYFPQFRSPLEWDVFAVSTYASVSLVFWYVGLIPDLATMRDRARSWFAKTVYGFFSLGWRGSARHWHRYESIYLLLAGLSTPLVLSVHTIVSFDFAVSIIPGWHATFFPPYFVAGAIYAGFAMVLTLAIPVRWVYGLEDFITDKHLENMGLITLVTGNMVGYAYIMELFYGWYSANEYEQFMVHNRVFGPYWALYVGLIVCNIIAPQFLWSKRIRRNAWWLFAISMFVSVGMWLERYVIIVVSLHRTFLPSGWGTYAGTFWDWTLYIGTMGFFLTLLFLFIRLLPMISMSEMQMLLPGATGVPEKGAAKS from the coding sequence ATGTCCGAGTCGAACACGTTTGAACACTCTCAGTCGCCCACGAGTCGCCTGCCCGTCATCGGGCCGGGGCATACCTACGCCAGCATCAACGAAAAGATCAGCGCCATCGTCCTGCTGCGGGGAACGACCTTCGGCTGGCTGGTCGGTTTTGGCATTGCCTTCATGATTTTCATGATGATGCTCGGCTCGATCAGCTACCTCCTCTACAAAGGCGTCGGCGTCTGGGGCATCAACAACCGGGTCGGCTGGGGGTTTGACATCATCAACTTTGTCTGGTGGATCGGTATCGGGCACGCCGGAACGCTCATCTCGGCCATCCTGCTGCTGCTGCACCAGAAATGGCGCACCTCGATCAACCGTTTTGCCGAAGCCATGACGCTGTTTGCCGTAGCCTGTGCGGCACTGTTTCCGGTGCTGCACCTGGGGCGGCCGTGGTACGCCTACTTTCTCTTTCCCTATCCGAACACGATGGGGATGTACTTCCCGCAGTTTCGCAGCCCGCTCGAATGGGACGTGTTCGCCGTCTCGACCTATGCCAGCGTGTCGCTCGTGTTCTGGTACGTCGGTCTGATTCCCGACCTGGCCACGATGCGCGACCGGGCGCGGAGCTGGTTTGCCAAAACCGTTTATGGCTTCTTCTCGCTGGGCTGGCGCGGCTCGGCCCGCCACTGGCACCGGTACGAATCCATCTACCTGCTGCTGGCCGGTCTTTCGACGCCGCTGGTGCTGTCGGTACACACCATCGTCAGCTTTGACTTCGCAGTATCCATCATTCCCGGATGGCACGCGACGTTTTTCCCGCCCTACTTCGTCGCCGGCGCCATCTATGCCGGGTTTGCCATGGTGCTCACGCTGGCCATCCCAGTGCGCTGGGTCTATGGGCTGGAAGATTTCATCACCGACAAGCACCTTGAAAACATGGGGCTGATTACACTGGTGACGGGGAACATGGTGGGCTACGCCTACATCATGGAACTGTTCTACGGCTGGTACAGCGCCAACGAGTACGAGCAGTTCATGGTGCACAACCGCGTCTTCGGCCCCTACTGGGCGCTGTATGTGGGGCTTATCGTGTGCAACATCATTGCGCCGCAGTTCCTGTGGTCGAAGCGGATTCGACGCAATGCCTGGTGGCTGTTTGCGATTTCGATGTTCGTCAGCGTCGGCATGTGGCTGGAGCGGTACGTCATCATCGTCGTCAGCCTCCACCGGACCTTCCTGCCCTCCGGCTGGGGAACCTACGCTGGGACATTTTGGGACTGGACGCTGTACATCGGCACGATGGGCTTCTTCCTGACGCTGCTGTTCCTGTTCATCCGCCTACTGCCGATGATTTCGATGTCTGAAATGCAGATGCTTCTGCCGGGCGCTACGGGCGTGCCGGAGAAAGGAGCGGCGAAATCATGA
- a CDS encoding TAT-variant-translocated molybdopterin oxidoreductase, with amino-acid sequence MTDHSVPSSVPSPPNARQPEPAHWRGIERLLADPEAQAALAEAFPRQASLLGDALDRRHFLKIMGASFGLAGLTACSAYPDDGKIVPYVKAPEEIVPGKPLFYASTFSMGGQVTGVLVESHMGRPTKIEGNPDHPASLGATDAFTQAAILTLYDPDRSQTTRYYGDARPYDMFLRDLRKMLDQHRADQGAGLRILTETVTSPTLGFQLQRILAAFPKAKWVQYEPCGRDQVRAGARLAFGRAVATQYRFEAADVVAAFDADFLAAGPGHVRYAQDFSRRRRARFGQDTTKQMSRLYMVECTLTSTGTVADHRIAVRPSELIEIANAVAVGLGIDTGRPAQPPAAHAKFVETLVKDLQAHAGKSLFLVGDYQPAALHFLAHAINARLGNVGKTLFYTDSPEIAPTDQEAEFRQLVTDMHAGAVETLIILEGNPAYTAAADVDFAGGLQKVKLAAHLSLYFDETSARCHWHIPASHFLECWGDARAHDGTVSVQQPLIAPLYRETKSPLELLAAFLDEFNQNSDEIVRHFWQRHLAQLKSGKAFTPNATGPVRVGRNAVGLQDDFEKQWRRTLHDGYLDGSAFTPIEVTLTGVASQVLATLPKPAGDGLEVVFRPDPMIYDGRFANNGWLQETPKPRTKLTWDNAVIVSPRTGAKLGVVRTHDTDPYAVVEVEVGGRRVRGAALIVPGHPDDTLTLHLGYGRERAGSVGNGAGFNANVLRAADHLWAASGAKVAKTGETARLACTQMHWEIEAAGAFERRQLVREATLTEYLSDPQFARTEFDDPKARKLTLFEPPDDYTKGYAWGMVVDMNVCTGCQACVVACTAENNIPIVGKAEVLREREMHWIRIDQYYAGDPNDPNLALHLQPVMCQHCEMAPCELVCPVAATTHSPEGINEMTYNRCVGTKYCANNCPYKVRRFNFLHYSDYDTPVLKLGRNPDVTVRTRGVMEKCTYCIQRINAARIEAEKEDRRILDGEVITACQAACPTQALIFGDINDPDSQIAQLRREPTNYGLLAELNVRPRTSYLAKVRNVHPDLTPSRKQATGHGGGHSGGHHSGNAAEPHGSGTPDKPTGSHAPGH; translated from the coding sequence ATGACCGATCATTCTGTACCTTCCTCCGTCCCTTCCCCGCCGAACGCCCGCCAGCCGGAACCGGCTCACTGGCGCGGCATCGAACGGCTGCTCGCCGACCCGGAAGCGCAGGCGGCGCTCGCCGAGGCCTTTCCGCGCCAGGCGTCACTGCTCGGCGATGCCCTTGACCGGCGGCACTTCCTCAAAATCATGGGCGCCTCCTTCGGGCTGGCCGGACTCACCGCCTGCAGTGCCTACCCGGACGACGGCAAAATCGTGCCCTACGTCAAAGCGCCGGAGGAGATTGTTCCGGGCAAGCCGCTGTTCTACGCCTCGACCTTCAGCATGGGCGGGCAGGTGACGGGCGTACTCGTCGAAAGCCACATGGGCCGCCCGACCAAAATCGAAGGCAACCCCGATCACCCGGCCAGCCTGGGGGCGACGGATGCCTTCACCCAGGCGGCCATCCTGACCCTCTACGACCCGGACCGCTCCCAGACCACCCGCTACTATGGCGATGCGCGGCCCTATGACATGTTTCTGCGCGACCTGCGCAAGATGCTTGACCAGCACCGGGCTGACCAGGGCGCCGGACTGCGGATTCTGACGGAAACCGTCACCTCACCGACGCTTGGCTTCCAGCTTCAGCGCATTCTGGCTGCCTTTCCAAAAGCGAAATGGGTGCAGTACGAGCCATGCGGCCGCGACCAGGTGCGCGCCGGGGCCAGGCTGGCCTTTGGACGCGCTGTGGCGACGCAGTACCGCTTCGAGGCCGCCGATGTGGTGGCGGCCTTCGATGCCGACTTCCTGGCGGCCGGCCCCGGCCACGTGCGCTATGCCCAGGATTTCAGCCGCCGGCGTCGCGCCCGCTTCGGCCAGGACACGACCAAACAGATGTCGCGGCTGTACATGGTGGAGTGCACGCTCACGTCCACCGGGACCGTGGCCGACCACCGGATTGCGGTGCGCCCCAGTGAACTCATCGAAATTGCCAATGCTGTCGCCGTCGGGCTGGGAATTGACACCGGACGCCCGGCGCAGCCGCCAGCAGCCCATGCGAAGTTCGTCGAAACGCTCGTCAAAGACCTGCAGGCCCACGCTGGCAAGAGCCTGTTTCTCGTCGGGGACTACCAGCCAGCGGCCCTGCACTTCCTCGCCCACGCCATCAACGCCAGGCTGGGCAACGTCGGAAAAACCCTGTTTTACACCGACTCGCCCGAAATCGCGCCAACCGATCAGGAAGCTGAGTTCCGGCAGCTCGTGACAGACATGCATGCCGGCGCGGTCGAAACCCTCATCATCCTGGAAGGCAACCCGGCCTATACGGCGGCGGCGGACGTGGACTTTGCCGGCGGGTTGCAGAAGGTCAAACTGGCCGCCCACCTCAGTCTCTACTTCGACGAAACCTCAGCCCGCTGCCATTGGCACATCCCGGCCTCGCACTTCCTCGAATGCTGGGGTGATGCCCGCGCCCACGACGGCACGGTTTCCGTGCAGCAGCCGCTCATTGCGCCGCTTTACCGGGAAACCAAATCACCGCTGGAACTTCTGGCGGCCTTTCTGGATGAGTTCAACCAGAACAGCGATGAAATCGTCCGCCACTTCTGGCAGCGCCACCTGGCGCAGTTGAAGTCCGGCAAAGCCTTCACACCGAATGCCACTGGCCCGGTGCGCGTGGGACGCAATGCTGTCGGACTACAAGACGACTTCGAGAAGCAATGGCGACGCACACTGCATGACGGCTACCTGGACGGCTCGGCCTTTACGCCCATCGAGGTCACACTGACCGGTGTCGCCTCCCAGGTGCTCGCCACGCTTCCCAAACCAGCCGGTGACGGGTTGGAAGTGGTTTTCCGCCCCGACCCGATGATTTACGACGGACGCTTTGCCAACAACGGCTGGTTGCAGGAAACACCGAAACCACGCACGAAACTCACCTGGGACAACGCCGTCATTGTCTCGCCCCGCACCGGAGCCAAACTGGGTGTTGTACGGACGCACGACACCGACCCCTATGCGGTTGTCGAAGTGGAAGTCGGCGGGCGGCGGGTACGCGGCGCGGCACTCATTGTCCCCGGCCACCCGGACGACACGCTGACGCTCCACCTGGGCTACGGGCGGGAGCGCGCTGGCAGTGTCGGCAACGGCGCTGGTTTCAATGCCAATGTCCTGCGGGCAGCAGACCACCTGTGGGCTGCCAGCGGGGCCAAGGTCGCCAAAACCGGCGAAACCGCCCGCCTGGCCTGCACCCAGATGCACTGGGAAATCGAAGCCGCCGGGGCCTTTGAGCGCCGGCAACTCGTCCGGGAAGCCACCCTGACGGAATACCTCTCCGACCCGCAGTTTGCGCGTACCGAGTTCGATGACCCGAAAGCCCGCAAATTGACGCTGTTCGAGCCGCCCGACGACTACACCAAGGGCTATGCCTGGGGCATGGTCGTGGACATGAACGTGTGCACCGGCTGCCAGGCGTGTGTTGTGGCCTGCACGGCTGAAAACAACATCCCCATCGTGGGCAAGGCCGAAGTGCTGCGCGAGCGCGAAATGCACTGGATTCGGATTGACCAGTACTATGCCGGCGACCCGAACGACCCCAACCTCGCCCTGCACCTGCAACCCGTCATGTGCCAGCACTGCGAAATGGCACCGTGCGAGCTGGTCTGTCCGGTGGCCGCAACGACCCACAGCCCGGAAGGCATCAACGAGATGACCTACAACCGCTGCGTTGGGACGAAATACTGCGCCAACAACTGCCCCTACAAGGTGCGCCGGTTCAACTTCCTGCACTACTCCGACTATGACACGCCGGTACTGAAGCTGGGGCGCAACCCGGATGTGACCGTGCGGACGCGCGGCGTGATGGAAAAATGCACCTACTGCATCCAGCGCATCAATGCCGCGCGCATCGAGGCCGAAAAAGAAGACCGGCGCATCCTGGATGGCGAAGTCATCACAGCCTGCCAGGCCGCCTGTCCGACGCAGGCCCTCATCTTCGGTGACATCAACGATCCAGACAGCCAGATTGCCCAGTTGCGCAGGGAGCCGACGAACTACGGGCTGCTGGCCGAACTCAATGTCCGTCCGCGGACTTCCTACCTGGCGAAAGTGCGCAACGTCCATCCCGACCTGACGCCTTCCCGCAAGCAGGCGACCGGTCACGGCGGCGGTCATTCCGGCGGACACCACAGCGGCAACGCCGCGGAACCCCACGGCAGCGGCACGCCGGACAAGCCCACCGGAAGTCACGCGCCCGGTCACTGA
- a CDS encoding cytochrome c3 family protein: protein MNTVAKVSIFGAVFIIGFSAWLLLEINRSSNVTNVGIALPQPVQFSHQHHVAGLGIECRYCHTSVEHSSFANVPPISTCMNCHQQIWFGAPMLEPVRASWKSGQALEWNRVHNLGDYVYFNHGVHVQKGIGCVSCHGRVDQMQLIYKDQPHTMEWCLNCHRNPAQHIRPRDQVFNMTWKPEDIGETQASLGARLVKEYNIEPARKLTSCSTCHH from the coding sequence ATGAACACGGTTGCGAAGGTGTCCATTTTCGGGGCCGTGTTCATCATCGGGTTCAGTGCGTGGCTGCTGCTTGAAATCAACCGCTCGTCGAACGTCACCAACGTGGGGATTGCCCTGCCCCAGCCGGTGCAGTTCAGCCACCAGCACCACGTCGCCGGGCTTGGGATCGAGTGCCGCTACTGCCACACCTCGGTCGAACACTCGTCCTTTGCCAACGTGCCCCCGATTTCGACCTGCATGAACTGCCACCAGCAAATCTGGTTTGGGGCGCCGATGCTTGAACCCGTCCGTGCCAGTTGGAAATCCGGGCAGGCCCTGGAGTGGAACCGCGTCCATAACCTCGGCGATTACGTCTATTTCAACCATGGCGTCCATGTGCAGAAAGGCATCGGGTGTGTGTCCTGCCATGGGCGGGTGGACCAAATGCAACTCATCTACAAGGACCAACCCCACACGATGGAATGGTGCCTGAACTGCCACCGGAATCCGGCACAGCACATCCGGCCGCGCGACCAGGTCTTCAATATGACGTGGAAGCCAGAGGACATTGGCGAAACGCAAGCCAGTTTGGGAGCGCGTCTCGTCAAGGAATACAACATCGAACCGGCTCGGAAGCTCACGAGTTGCTCGACCTGTCACCACTGA
- the bshA gene encoding N-acetyl-alpha-D-glucosaminyl L-malate synthase BshA has product MKIGITCYSSYGGSGIVASELGLELAARGHEVHFICATLPLRLSRMPDHMHFHEVEATNYALFDTAPYALALAVRMAEVALEYELDLLHVHYAIPHSVSAFLAREMLKDTRPVPFITTLHGTDITLVGTDRSYLPITRFAIRQSDGVTSVSEYLRAETCREFDICTDTPIEVIPNFINSQVYRRMENPALRATFAKPDEPILVHVSNFRAVKRTTDCIRIAARLSRHLPVQLIMVGDGPERAQAQWLARQKGIAKRVHFVGKQPDIPAYLSLADVLLLPSESESFGLAALEAMACEVPVIASCTGGLPELVTPGETGFLAEVGDIQAMADHAQRLLTDADLHHRMRQACRRVAVENFNANDIVTRYEAYYRRVIEQFRARRG; this is encoded by the coding sequence GTGAAAATCGGTATCACGTGCTATTCGTCCTATGGCGGAAGCGGCATCGTCGCTTCCGAACTCGGTCTCGAACTGGCCGCCCGCGGCCACGAGGTGCATTTCATCTGCGCCACGCTGCCCCTGCGCCTCAGCCGCATGCCGGACCACATGCACTTCCACGAGGTCGAAGCCACCAACTATGCCCTGTTTGACACCGCGCCTTACGCCCTGGCTCTGGCGGTACGCATGGCCGAAGTGGCGCTCGAATACGAACTCGACCTGCTGCACGTCCACTACGCCATTCCACATTCGGTCAGCGCCTTCCTGGCGCGGGAAATGCTCAAGGACACCCGCCCGGTGCCCTTCATTACCACCCTGCACGGCACGGACATCACGCTGGTCGGCACTGACCGCTCCTACCTGCCCATCACGCGCTTTGCCATCCGGCAAAGCGACGGGGTGACCTCCGTTTCGGAGTACCTGCGCGCCGAAACCTGCCGCGAATTCGACATCTGTACCGACACGCCCATCGAGGTCATTCCCAACTTCATCAACAGCCAGGTTTACCGGCGGATGGAAAACCCGGCGCTCCGCGCCACCTTTGCCAAACCCGACGAACCCATCCTGGTTCACGTCTCCAACTTCCGCGCCGTCAAACGTACAACCGATTGCATTCGTATTGCTGCGCGGCTCAGCCGCCACCTCCCCGTACAGTTGATCATGGTCGGCGACGGCCCGGAGCGCGCCCAGGCGCAGTGGCTCGCCCGGCAGAAAGGCATTGCCAAGCGGGTTCACTTTGTCGGCAAGCAGCCGGACATTCCCGCCTACCTGTCGCTGGCCGATGTACTGCTCCTGCCTTCCGAGTCGGAATCCTTCGGGCTGGCGGCGCTTGAAGCCATGGCCTGTGAAGTGCCGGTGATTGCGAGTTGCACAGGGGGGTTGCCGGAACTTGTCACGCCCGGCGAAACCGGCTTTCTGGCCGAAGTCGGCGACATCCAGGCCATGGCCGACCACGCGCAGCGGCTGCTGACCGACGCCGACCTGCACCACCGCATGCGTCAGGCCTGCCGGCGTGTTGCCGTGGAAAACTTCAACGCCAACGACATCGTGACCCGCTACGAAGCCTACTACCGGCGGGTCATCGAGCAGTTCCGCGCCCGGCGTGGCTGA
- a CDS encoding transcription antitermination factor NusB, translating into MPETSDVSPPTATPPALPREISRARRAAFLALMRVETDEAWSNEALDAAFARLSPSGDPEQLAADRRLATDIVLGTLRWRGKLDAELRKHTGRELNTLDPAVRTALRMGLYQITFLTRTPPFAVVHDAVELVKQSSESSHAAGFVNAILREILRQRGLDENKLAPVRRILKKPPPPPVPAKRTRRKAPPPPPPDRPAPATITDREAELSHPAWLLSHWARALGETRATCIAATNNLPAPTFIWLNPLRQDPPVTWQELTAAGFTLQPFAGLPETCMVEGDLSALGPFLTSGKIYVQDAGSQQVARWLGVQPGQRVLDMCAAPGGKTAQLAALMQNEGTITALDVHPHRVAAMEQNLARLGVRIARCYVADATSTHLISPADHRRSRKKLPFSLFPDSFDAVLLDAPCSGTGTLRRHPEIKWRLTPRKLSELAGIQTRLLWNAAQAVKPGGFLLYAVCSLEAREGEEVIRIFLKHHRNFEVVPPPDAGDALTSEGFLRLWPDQDGTDGFFAARLRRHGPD; encoded by the coding sequence ATGCCAGAAACATCCGATGTCTCACCACCAACTGCGACACCACCTGCGCTGCCACGGGAGATCAGCCGGGCGCGCCGGGCGGCCTTTCTGGCGCTGATGCGCGTCGAGACCGATGAAGCCTGGTCCAATGAAGCCCTTGATGCGGCCTTCGCCCGGCTGTCCCCTTCCGGTGACCCGGAACAACTGGCCGCCGACCGCCGCCTGGCGACAGACATCGTGCTGGGCACGCTGCGCTGGCGCGGCAAGCTTGACGCCGAGCTAAGGAAACACACTGGACGGGAACTGAACACCCTCGATCCGGCCGTACGAACCGCCCTGCGCATGGGGCTGTACCAAATCACCTTCCTGACGCGCACGCCGCCCTTTGCGGTCGTCCACGACGCGGTGGAACTCGTCAAACAGTCGTCCGAAAGCAGCCATGCGGCCGGGTTTGTCAACGCCATCCTGCGTGAAATCCTGCGGCAGCGCGGTCTGGACGAGAACAAGCTGGCTCCGGTCCGAAGGATTCTGAAAAAACCGCCGCCGCCGCCGGTTCCGGCCAAACGGACCCGCCGCAAGGCGCCGCCTCCGCCGCCACCGGACCGTCCTGCACCGGCCACCATCACCGACCGGGAAGCCGAGCTGTCCCATCCGGCCTGGCTGCTGAGCCACTGGGCGCGCGCCTTGGGAGAGACCCGCGCCACCTGCATTGCGGCCACCAACAACCTGCCAGCGCCGACCTTTATCTGGCTCAATCCGCTCCGCCAGGACCCGCCAGTCACCTGGCAGGAACTGACCGCTGCCGGGTTCACACTCCAACCTTTCGCCGGGCTGCCGGAAACCTGTATGGTCGAAGGCGACCTCTCTGCTCTGGGTCCCTTTCTGACAAGCGGCAAGATTTACGTGCAGGACGCCGGCTCGCAGCAGGTCGCCCGCTGGCTGGGCGTCCAGCCGGGACAGCGGGTGCTCGATATGTGCGCCGCGCCGGGCGGCAAAACGGCCCAGCTTGCAGCCCTGATGCAGAACGAAGGCACGATTACGGCGCTGGATGTCCATCCGCACCGGGTCGCCGCCATGGAGCAGAACCTGGCCCGGCTGGGCGTCCGCATCGCCCGGTGCTACGTCGCCGACGCCACCTCGACGCATCTGATCTCCCCGGCCGACCACCGCCGCTCCCGCAAAAAACTGCCCTTTTCACTCTTCCCGGATTCCTTCGATGCCGTGCTGCTCGATGCCCCCTGTTCTGGCACCGGCACGCTGCGCCGCCACCCGGAAATCAAGTGGCGGCTGACGCCACGCAAACTGTCCGAGCTGGCCGGGATTCAAACCCGGCTGCTCTGGAACGCGGCCCAGGCCGTCAAGCCCGGCGGCTTTCTGCTCTACGCGGTCTGCTCCCTTGAAGCCCGCGAAGGGGAAGAGGTCATACGGATTTTTCTCAAACACCATCGCAACTTTGAGGTTGTCCCCCCACCTGATGCCGGTGACGCGCTGACCAGCGAAGGCTTCCTGCGGCTGTGGCCCGACCAGGACGGGACGGATGGCTTTTTCGCGGCGCGGCTGCGTCGCCACGGCCCGGACTAA
- a CDS encoding cytochrome c3 family protein translates to MVRTTHFKLVILWLALIGSGWFSLAQSPSKPSPAQAPAGSATGTSAPAPTGTIYPPAPEDNLPEGAFRHDQHPTGDVAIVDKELIRFNGGKPTIQLDCNYCHLVRPEEVRADGFGQYPLETPAYLQQYAGRQAPVKHSACTACHSFMVTPGNRARMAKLQVMCAVCHNGPPVGQTAKDIHPFPNPARQTQFGALYSHAISAHAKESCESCHQVQATPLMPTGTPEAARRNIYVSRPEHRECFVCHIENAKTLTGRDAAEPYATNCAGCHPLERQPDRRLLRAPRYTTITSEFQHGSHHAVFNRQWNPGKPFETIEFLNKLGKATPLAAMTHPDAASRQTALSCRSCHGNLLTLTKELRDARPKRGKKSKEAFAKEKLEWDWLVQTTFRRNPTYPANQSCAGCHGFERIEKINDKDTKERVQRLTPLPGFAPAQHNFIAVFNLGSCDSCHPSTVSKTKPESHKLRRPAASESK, encoded by the coding sequence GTGGTCAGGACAACACACTTCAAACTGGTCATCCTGTGGCTTGCTCTCATAGGGAGTGGCTGGTTCAGCCTGGCCCAGTCACCAAGCAAGCCCTCGCCGGCCCAGGCACCTGCCGGGTCGGCGACGGGCACTTCCGCGCCAGCGCCGACCGGGACGATTTACCCTCCCGCGCCGGAAGACAACCTGCCGGAAGGGGCGTTCCGGCATGACCAGCACCCGACGGGCGACGTGGCCATCGTGGACAAGGAACTCATCCGCTTCAACGGCGGCAAGCCCACCATTCAGCTTGACTGTAACTACTGCCACCTCGTGCGGCCGGAAGAAGTCCGCGCCGACGGATTTGGGCAATACCCGCTTGAAACGCCGGCCTACCTGCAGCAGTACGCCGGACGGCAGGCCCCGGTCAAACACTCCGCCTGTACTGCCTGCCACAGTTTTATGGTGACGCCCGGCAACCGCGCGCGTATGGCCAAACTCCAGGTGATGTGCGCGGTCTGTCATAACGGGCCTCCGGTTGGTCAGACGGCCAAAGACATCCACCCGTTCCCCAATCCGGCGCGGCAAACCCAGTTCGGGGCACTGTACTCCCACGCCATTTCGGCCCATGCCAAGGAAAGCTGTGAAAGCTGCCATCAGGTGCAGGCCACACCGCTGATGCCAACCGGTACACCGGAAGCGGCGCGGCGCAACATCTATGTGTCGCGCCCCGAACACCGCGAATGTTTCGTGTGTCACATCGAGAACGCCAAGACACTTACCGGCCGGGATGCCGCCGAGCCGTATGCAACCAACTGTGCCGGGTGCCATCCACTGGAGCGCCAGCCCGACCGCCGTCTGCTCCGTGCGCCGCGCTATACAACCATCACCTCAGAGTTTCAGCACGGCAGCCACCATGCCGTGTTCAACCGGCAGTGGAATCCCGGCAAACCGTTTGAGACCATCGAGTTTCTCAACAAACTCGGCAAGGCGACGCCCCTGGCGGCCATGACGCACCCTGACGCCGCCAGCCGGCAAACGGCTCTTTCCTGCCGGAGTTGTCACGGCAACCTGCTGACGCTCACCAAGGAACTCCGGGACGCCCGTCCAAAACGCGGCAAGAAAAGCAAGGAAGCGTTTGCGAAAGAAAAGCTTGAATGGGACTGGCTGGTGCAAACCACCTTCCGGCGCAACCCGACCTATCCGGCCAACCAGTCCTGCGCCGGTTGCCATGGCTTCGAGCGCATCGAGAAAATCAACGACAAGGACACCAAGGAACGGGTGCAGCGTTTGACCCCCCTGCCTGGCTTTGCGCCAGCGCAACACAACTTCATTGCGGTGTTCAATCTGGGAAGCTGCGATAGCTGCCATCCGTCAACCGTGAGCAAGACCAAACCGGAAAGCCACAAGCTGCGCCGTCCGGCAGCGTCAGAAAGCAAGTAA